In Nasonia vitripennis strain AsymCx chromosome 2, Nvit_psr_1.1, whole genome shotgun sequence, a genomic segment contains:
- the LOC100123797 gene encoding cAMP-regulated phosphoprotein 21 isoform X1 — MARLEIPSIVVHKGGRSESRPESPCTLVCEGGMPSLPASRQQQALAGGSSSSSDSDMIEAANVSSRELHRSASESGSSSSKGPNDTETKNYRNRANTKVKLLVRSHAMRESTSPPREPQNGGPSQSAPQSPQPAEGEPVRASSPQPQQQPSKKFAGSNSLSPNPSNTPKQQQQQQQINNNNEPIYNSNLNNQSPKQMRNSATSPTCRTSSRNGSSSPSQPAQQKGPVSPANNKSEGQQQQRSKNNVGSKCNNCAKNDRPVLLQTPISPSKSQSQKNAQNNHKNEQRRPNTLNVCQNQCSAQCGNTLSVNNRSNNRHKLRHQNSSSQGSYDSASPSLSRDSSTELYTDSTGIDLEQFIAETINRNQKDRTVLLKIEKDLIEFAKDRQKVSHKFPNMSSYNRMLVHRVAAYFGMEHNVDQSGLSVIVTRTKNMRIPDTRFKQHIRDDLLLTEEPRRSILKRDSSSFEDSFNFKSPDRMSGDYCRRSKSFEEREEEYERARRRIFKDSSGESSEVTSWPYWSSSESSDASARYRLLHPSDHSVRQARQLLKGESLDGRDSFRSNGLRPSVSKSFSFGGYTRGMLSRGDSVMSTHSAGARLMKQDSGASMCSRLSPSSSGYKSQSQRSDATISPSPSPSPIPSMTCNHSQIASQEIVSPEPNGQTVMWAVTSISSVPPGSVIINPQTNQPYTNPDGSLYRFDPDNPPKLFIEDMDARGTNAPSKHSEPSESQQRAASVTAGGKNENGKRQRSQTTKHNSHCSSSATTTTMTTAVATTATQVTNSATSPSLPFTPPPAPPPPPPPPPPPVLQPQQQQQQQQHIPQPQPQPQQQHQQQQQHQPQPQPQPSQQSAAPQQQPLVRAVAVQPCNHGQPVQPYATYLPTSEPYSQGVYPPAVAQQTVMMAPHPVHGQPPVQNTGQDDVFNQNHVYANYTLPVQQPPLPHSGDVTELSNYFMGMSIYDQRGATDSQAAPSHPYPQPPPPTTNQTLQNVQQMQPNYWQTSANQMPPQQAMYFVPPAGPAISVNQNPADRQQLSQQQRFPQSYSINLQTMTPPSQTNANYMGSYPVTYNSMPTVTPSPGEYSCQPPVHMVPAYYPGQSGIQPPVMYRVPTPPNTPTSSQIPSVPLMYVNSGSYPPPTMMPTGSFSHQVGPNGTSPAPPGAYMAPALVPNLVFRQNVPLVTGVRTSTPGSSQRASRSPTPAHEFFGGGSGDRSAQPQPRYPLPMYQGVHIVQGDMRLMHPGVTGNPRLQYAPVPSPPVVQGCPRPYRPSSYSSNASGGGGTPTSFDGRNQKIRKQRSKITTLPPTATRPNLYQSPSMSTLSSNAPKDMREGTVKVTITRRNQLLQY; from the exons ATGGCCCGCCTGGaaa TACCGAGCATAGTGGTGCATAAAGGTGGCAGGTCCGAGAGCAGGCCGGAGAGTCCTTGCACGTTGGTGTGCGAAGGTGGAATGCCCTCGCTGCCAGCGTCCAGGCAACAGCAGGCTCTCGCCGGCGGCAGCTCGAGCTCCTCCGACTCGGATATGATAGAGGCGGCCAATGTCAGCAGCCGCGAACTGCACCGTTCCGCCTCCGAATCCGGCTCCTCCTCGTCCAAGGGGCCCAACGACACCGAGACGAAGAATTATCGCAATCGA GCGAATACGAAAGTGAAACTGCTGGTCCGAAGCCATGCGATGAGAGAGTCGACCTCGCCGCCGCGGGAGCCGCAGAACGGCGGCCCCAGCCAGTCCGCGCCCCAGAGTCCCCAGCCCGCCGAGGGCGAGCCCGTTCGTGCCAGCAGTCcccagccgcagcagcagccgagcaAGAAGTTCGCCGGTAGCAATAGCCTCTCGCCCAACCCCAGCAATACCCcgaaacagcagcagcagcaacagcagatcaacaacaacaacgagcCCATCTACAACAGCAACCTCAACAACCAGTCGCCCAAGCAGATGAGAAACTCCGCGACCTCGCCCACCTGTCGCACTTCCTCGCGCAACG GTTCGTCGAGTCCCTCGCAGCCGGCCCAGCAGAAGGGCCCCGTGTCGCCGGCGAACAACAAGTCGGAgggtcagcagcagcagcgatccAAGAACAACGTCGGCTCCAAGTGCAACAACTGCGCCAAGAACGACAGGCCGGTACTGCTCCAGACGCCGATTTCGCCCTCCAAGAGCCAGTCCCAGAAGAATGCGCAGAACAATCACAAGAACGAGCAGCGCAGGCCCAACACCCTGAACGTCTGCCAGAACCAATGCTCGGCCCAGTGCGGCAACACGCTGTCCGTCAACAATCGCTCCAACAACAGGCACAAGCTCAGGCACCAGAACTCCTCGAGTCAGGGCAGCTACGACAGCGCGTCGCCTTCGCTCTCCAGAG ACAGCAGCACCGAACTCTACACCGACAGCACCGGCATCGACCTCGAGCAGTTCATCGCCGAGACGATCAACCGCAACCAGAAGGACCGAACGGTGCTGTTGAAAATCGAGAAGGACCTGATCGAGTTCGCCAAGGACCGGCAGAAGGTGTCCCACAAGTTCCCCAACATGTCGTCGTACAACCGCATGCTGGTCCACCGAGTGGCCGCCTACTTCGGCATGGAGCACAACGTCGACCAGTCGGGCCTGAGCGTCATCGTGACGCGCACCAAGAACATGCGGATACCCGACACTCGCTTCAAGCAGCACATCCGCGACGACCTGCTGCTGACCGAGGAGCCGCGGCGAAGCATCCTCAAGCGGGACTCCAGCTCCTTCGAGGACAGCTTCAACTTCAAGTCGCCCGACCGGATGTCCGGCGACTACTGCCGGCGGAGCAAGAGCTTCGAGGAGCGCGAGGAGGAGTACGAGAGGGCCCGACGGAGGATATTCAAGGACAGCAGCGGCGAGAGCAGCGAGGTCACCTCCTGGCCCTACTGGTCCTCCTCCGAGAGCTCTGACGCCTCGGCGAGGTATCGATTGCTTCACCCCTCGGACCACTCCGTCAG GCAAGCGAGGCAGCTCCTGAAGGGCGAGTCTCTCGACGGCAGGGACTCCTTCCGTTCGAACGGTTTGCGACCATCGGTGTCCAAGTCGTTCAGCTTCGGAGGCTACACCAGAGGCATGCTGTCCAGAGGCGACAGCGTCATGTCCACGCACAGCGCCGGCGCGCGCCTCATGAAGCAGG ATTCAGGAGCCAGCATGTGCTCCCGCCTGAGCCCCTCGAGCAGCGGATACAAGTCGCAGAGCCAAAGAAGCGACGCGACCATATCTCCGTCGCCGTCGCCCTCGCCGATTCCCAGTATGACGTGTAACCACTCGCAAATCGCTAGTCAAGAAATAGTCTCACCCGAGCCGAACGGCCAGACGGTCATGTGGGCGGTGACCAGTATCTCGAGCGTGCCGCCCGGTAGCGTCATCATAAACCCCCAAACGAATCAGCCGTACACCAATCCCGACGGTTCCTTGTACCGTTTCGATCCGGACAACCCGCCCAAGCTCTTTATCGAAGATATGGACGCTCGAG GTACGAACGCTCCGTCGAAACACTCGGAACCGTCCGAAAGCCAGCAGAGAGCAGCGTCAGTGACGGCTGGCGGCAAAAATGAAAACGGCAAGAGACAGCGATCTCAGACAACGAAACACAATAGCCACTGTAGCTCTAGcgcgacgacaacgacgatgacgacggcGGTAGCGACGACCGCGACGCAAGTCACGAACTCGGCAACGTCTCCGAGTCTGCCGTTCACGCCGCCGCCGGCGCCCCCGCCACCGCCACCTCCGCCACCTCCTCCTGTGCTGCAgccgcaacagcagcagcagcagcagcagcacataCCTCAGCCACAGCCGCAACCGCAGCAGcaacatcagcagcagcagcagcatcagccaCAGCCACAGCCACAGCCATCCCAGCAGAGCGCAGCTCCGCAACAGCAACCTCTAGTCAGGGCTGTCGCCGTGCAGCCTTGTAATCACGGCCAGCCGGTCCAGCCCTATGCAACTTACTTACCTACCTCAGAACCTTACAGTCAGGGTGTCTATCCACCTGCCGTGGCGCAACAAACTGTGATGATGGCTCCGCATCCGGTGCACGGCCAGCCGCCCGTACAGAATACTGGCCAGGACGACGTGttcaatcagaatcacgtttACGCCAATTACACGCTACCCGTGCAGCAGCCGCCTCTACCACACTCTGGG GATGTAACGGAGTTATCCAATTACTTCATGGGGATGAGTATCTACGACCAACGAGGCGCGACCGATAGTCAAGCGGCACCTTCGCATCCGTACCCACAACCACCGCCTCCGACAACAAATCAAACCCTGCAGAACGTTCAACAAATGCAACCAAATTATTGGCAGACGTCTGCGAACCAGATGCCG CCTCAACAAGCCATGTACTTCGTGCCTCCTGCAGGACCGGCGATCTCCGTCAACCAGAATCCAGCTGACAGACAGCAGTTATCTCAACAGCAAAGGTTTCCCCAGAGTTACTCGATAAACTTGCAAACGATGACTCCACCGAGTCAAACAAACG CAAATTACATGGGCAGCTATCCGGTTACCTACAATTCCATGCCGACCGTCACGCCGAGTCCAGGTGAATACTCCTGTCAGCCGCCCGTTCACATGGTTCCTGCTTACTATCCTGGACAATCTGGAATTCAGCCTCCTGTCATGTACAGGGTACCTACACCGCCAAATACCCCAACTTCGAGTCAG ATTCCTAGCGTGCCGCTCATGTACGTGAACTCTGGTAGCTATCCACCGCCCACCATGATGCCCACCGGAAGTTTCAGTCATCAAGTAGGTCCTAACGGAACGTCTCCAGCTCCACCTGGCGCATACATGGCTCCCGCTTTGGTTCCTAATCTTGTATTCAGGCAAAACGTACCC CTCGTCACGGGAGTTCGCACGTCGACGCCAGGCAGCTCTCAGAGAGCCAGCAGGTCACCGACGCCTGCACACGAGTTTTTCGGAGGTGGAAGCGGGGATAGAAGCGCACAACCTCAGCCACGTTACCCACTGCCAATGTATCAGGGTGTCCATATCGTACAAG GAGATATGAGACTGATGCATCCTGGAGTGACAGGTAACCCTCGGCTACAGTACGCACCTGTACCATCACCACCTGTTGTTCAAGGGTGTCCTCGACCGTACCGACCATCATCTTATTCATCAAATGCATCCGGTGGCGGCGGTACACCTACGTCTTTCGACGGAAGAAATCAGAAAATTCGTAAACAGAG GTCCAAAATCACCACGCTACCACCAACAGCAACACGACCGAATCTCTATCAGTCTCCTTCCATGTCGACGCTCTCTTCTAACGCACCGAAAGATATGAGAGAAG GTACCGTAAAGGTGACAATCACCCGTCGAAATCAGCTGTTACAATACTGA
- the LOC100123797 gene encoding cAMP-regulated phosphoprotein 21 isoform X2 gives MARLEIPSIVVHKGGRSESRPESPCTLVCEGGMPSLPASRQQQALAGGSSSSSDSDMIEAANVSSRELHRSASESGSSSSKGPNDTETKNYRNRANTKVKLLVRSHAMRESTSPPREPQNGGPSQSAPQSPQPAEGEPVRASSPQPQQQPSKKFAGSNSLSPNPSNTPKQQQQQQQINNNNEPIYNSNLNNQSPKQMRNSATSPTCRTSSRNGSSSPSQPAQQKGPVSPANNKSEGQQQQRSKNNVGSKCNNCAKNDRPVLLQTPISPSKSQSQKNAQNNHKNEQRRPNTLNVCQNQCSAQCGNTLSVNNRSNNRHKLRHQNSSSQGSYDSASPSLSRDSSTELYTDSTGIDLEQFIAETINRNQKDRTVLLKIEKDLIEFAKDRQKVSHKFPNMSSYNRMLVHRVAAYFGMEHNVDQSGLSVIVTRTKNMRIPDTRFKQHIRDDLLLTEEPRRSILKRDSSSFEDSFNFKSPDRMSGDYCRRSKSFEEREEEYERARRRIFKDSSGESSEVTSWPYWSSSESSDASARYRLLHPSDHSVRQARQLLKGESLDGRDSFRSNGLRPSVSKSFSFGGYTRGMLSRGDSVMSTHSAGARLMKQDSGASMCSRLSPSSSGYKSQSQRSDATISPSPSPSPIPSMTCNHSQIASQEIVSPEPNGQTVMWAVTSISSVPPGSVIINPQTNQPYTNPDGSLYRFDPDNPPKLFIEDMDARGTNAPSKHSEPSESQQRAASVTAGGKNENGKRQRSQTTKHNSHCSSSATTTTMTTAVATTATQVTNSATSPSLPFTPPPAPPPPPPPPPPPVLQPQQQQQQQQHIPQPQPQPQQQHQQQQQHQPQPQPQPSQQSAAPQQQPLVRAVAVQPCNHGQPVQPYATYLPTSEPYSQGVYPPAVAQQTVMMAPHPVHGQPPVQNTGQDDVFNQNHVYANYTLPVQQPPLPHSGDVTELSNYFMGMSIYDQRGATDSQAAPSHPYPQPPPPTTNQTLQNVQQMQPNYWQTSANQMPPQQAMYFVPPAGPAISVNQNPADRQQLSQQQRFPQSYSINLQTMTPPSQTNANYMGSYPVTYNSMPTVTPSPGEYSCQPPVHMVPAYYPGQSGIQPPVMYRVPTPPNTPTSSQIPSVPLMYVNSGSYPPPTMMPTGSFSHQVGPNGTSPAPPGAYMAPALVPNLVFRQNVPLVTGVRTSTPGSSQRASRSPTPAHEFFGGGSGDRSAQPQPRYPLPMYQGVHIVQGDMRLMHPGVTGNPRLQYAPVPSPPVVQGCPRPYRPSSYSSNASGGGGTPTSFDGRNQKIRKQRSKITTLPPTATRPNLYQSPSMSTLSSNAPKDMREAKPVEDNIM, from the exons ATGGCCCGCCTGGaaa TACCGAGCATAGTGGTGCATAAAGGTGGCAGGTCCGAGAGCAGGCCGGAGAGTCCTTGCACGTTGGTGTGCGAAGGTGGAATGCCCTCGCTGCCAGCGTCCAGGCAACAGCAGGCTCTCGCCGGCGGCAGCTCGAGCTCCTCCGACTCGGATATGATAGAGGCGGCCAATGTCAGCAGCCGCGAACTGCACCGTTCCGCCTCCGAATCCGGCTCCTCCTCGTCCAAGGGGCCCAACGACACCGAGACGAAGAATTATCGCAATCGA GCGAATACGAAAGTGAAACTGCTGGTCCGAAGCCATGCGATGAGAGAGTCGACCTCGCCGCCGCGGGAGCCGCAGAACGGCGGCCCCAGCCAGTCCGCGCCCCAGAGTCCCCAGCCCGCCGAGGGCGAGCCCGTTCGTGCCAGCAGTCcccagccgcagcagcagccgagcaAGAAGTTCGCCGGTAGCAATAGCCTCTCGCCCAACCCCAGCAATACCCcgaaacagcagcagcagcaacagcagatcaacaacaacaacgagcCCATCTACAACAGCAACCTCAACAACCAGTCGCCCAAGCAGATGAGAAACTCCGCGACCTCGCCCACCTGTCGCACTTCCTCGCGCAACG GTTCGTCGAGTCCCTCGCAGCCGGCCCAGCAGAAGGGCCCCGTGTCGCCGGCGAACAACAAGTCGGAgggtcagcagcagcagcgatccAAGAACAACGTCGGCTCCAAGTGCAACAACTGCGCCAAGAACGACAGGCCGGTACTGCTCCAGACGCCGATTTCGCCCTCCAAGAGCCAGTCCCAGAAGAATGCGCAGAACAATCACAAGAACGAGCAGCGCAGGCCCAACACCCTGAACGTCTGCCAGAACCAATGCTCGGCCCAGTGCGGCAACACGCTGTCCGTCAACAATCGCTCCAACAACAGGCACAAGCTCAGGCACCAGAACTCCTCGAGTCAGGGCAGCTACGACAGCGCGTCGCCTTCGCTCTCCAGAG ACAGCAGCACCGAACTCTACACCGACAGCACCGGCATCGACCTCGAGCAGTTCATCGCCGAGACGATCAACCGCAACCAGAAGGACCGAACGGTGCTGTTGAAAATCGAGAAGGACCTGATCGAGTTCGCCAAGGACCGGCAGAAGGTGTCCCACAAGTTCCCCAACATGTCGTCGTACAACCGCATGCTGGTCCACCGAGTGGCCGCCTACTTCGGCATGGAGCACAACGTCGACCAGTCGGGCCTGAGCGTCATCGTGACGCGCACCAAGAACATGCGGATACCCGACACTCGCTTCAAGCAGCACATCCGCGACGACCTGCTGCTGACCGAGGAGCCGCGGCGAAGCATCCTCAAGCGGGACTCCAGCTCCTTCGAGGACAGCTTCAACTTCAAGTCGCCCGACCGGATGTCCGGCGACTACTGCCGGCGGAGCAAGAGCTTCGAGGAGCGCGAGGAGGAGTACGAGAGGGCCCGACGGAGGATATTCAAGGACAGCAGCGGCGAGAGCAGCGAGGTCACCTCCTGGCCCTACTGGTCCTCCTCCGAGAGCTCTGACGCCTCGGCGAGGTATCGATTGCTTCACCCCTCGGACCACTCCGTCAG GCAAGCGAGGCAGCTCCTGAAGGGCGAGTCTCTCGACGGCAGGGACTCCTTCCGTTCGAACGGTTTGCGACCATCGGTGTCCAAGTCGTTCAGCTTCGGAGGCTACACCAGAGGCATGCTGTCCAGAGGCGACAGCGTCATGTCCACGCACAGCGCCGGCGCGCGCCTCATGAAGCAGG ATTCAGGAGCCAGCATGTGCTCCCGCCTGAGCCCCTCGAGCAGCGGATACAAGTCGCAGAGCCAAAGAAGCGACGCGACCATATCTCCGTCGCCGTCGCCCTCGCCGATTCCCAGTATGACGTGTAACCACTCGCAAATCGCTAGTCAAGAAATAGTCTCACCCGAGCCGAACGGCCAGACGGTCATGTGGGCGGTGACCAGTATCTCGAGCGTGCCGCCCGGTAGCGTCATCATAAACCCCCAAACGAATCAGCCGTACACCAATCCCGACGGTTCCTTGTACCGTTTCGATCCGGACAACCCGCCCAAGCTCTTTATCGAAGATATGGACGCTCGAG GTACGAACGCTCCGTCGAAACACTCGGAACCGTCCGAAAGCCAGCAGAGAGCAGCGTCAGTGACGGCTGGCGGCAAAAATGAAAACGGCAAGAGACAGCGATCTCAGACAACGAAACACAATAGCCACTGTAGCTCTAGcgcgacgacaacgacgatgacgacggcGGTAGCGACGACCGCGACGCAAGTCACGAACTCGGCAACGTCTCCGAGTCTGCCGTTCACGCCGCCGCCGGCGCCCCCGCCACCGCCACCTCCGCCACCTCCTCCTGTGCTGCAgccgcaacagcagcagcagcagcagcagcacataCCTCAGCCACAGCCGCAACCGCAGCAGcaacatcagcagcagcagcagcatcagccaCAGCCACAGCCACAGCCATCCCAGCAGAGCGCAGCTCCGCAACAGCAACCTCTAGTCAGGGCTGTCGCCGTGCAGCCTTGTAATCACGGCCAGCCGGTCCAGCCCTATGCAACTTACTTACCTACCTCAGAACCTTACAGTCAGGGTGTCTATCCACCTGCCGTGGCGCAACAAACTGTGATGATGGCTCCGCATCCGGTGCACGGCCAGCCGCCCGTACAGAATACTGGCCAGGACGACGTGttcaatcagaatcacgtttACGCCAATTACACGCTACCCGTGCAGCAGCCGCCTCTACCACACTCTGGG GATGTAACGGAGTTATCCAATTACTTCATGGGGATGAGTATCTACGACCAACGAGGCGCGACCGATAGTCAAGCGGCACCTTCGCATCCGTACCCACAACCACCGCCTCCGACAACAAATCAAACCCTGCAGAACGTTCAACAAATGCAACCAAATTATTGGCAGACGTCTGCGAACCAGATGCCG CCTCAACAAGCCATGTACTTCGTGCCTCCTGCAGGACCGGCGATCTCCGTCAACCAGAATCCAGCTGACAGACAGCAGTTATCTCAACAGCAAAGGTTTCCCCAGAGTTACTCGATAAACTTGCAAACGATGACTCCACCGAGTCAAACAAACG CAAATTACATGGGCAGCTATCCGGTTACCTACAATTCCATGCCGACCGTCACGCCGAGTCCAGGTGAATACTCCTGTCAGCCGCCCGTTCACATGGTTCCTGCTTACTATCCTGGACAATCTGGAATTCAGCCTCCTGTCATGTACAGGGTACCTACACCGCCAAATACCCCAACTTCGAGTCAG ATTCCTAGCGTGCCGCTCATGTACGTGAACTCTGGTAGCTATCCACCGCCCACCATGATGCCCACCGGAAGTTTCAGTCATCAAGTAGGTCCTAACGGAACGTCTCCAGCTCCACCTGGCGCATACATGGCTCCCGCTTTGGTTCCTAATCTTGTATTCAGGCAAAACGTACCC CTCGTCACGGGAGTTCGCACGTCGACGCCAGGCAGCTCTCAGAGAGCCAGCAGGTCACCGACGCCTGCACACGAGTTTTTCGGAGGTGGAAGCGGGGATAGAAGCGCACAACCTCAGCCACGTTACCCACTGCCAATGTATCAGGGTGTCCATATCGTACAAG GAGATATGAGACTGATGCATCCTGGAGTGACAGGTAACCCTCGGCTACAGTACGCACCTGTACCATCACCACCTGTTGTTCAAGGGTGTCCTCGACCGTACCGACCATCATCTTATTCATCAAATGCATCCGGTGGCGGCGGTACACCTACGTCTTTCGACGGAAGAAATCAGAAAATTCGTAAACAGAG GTCCAAAATCACCACGCTACCACCAACAGCAACACGACCGAATCTCTATCAGTCTCCTTCCATGTCGACGCTCTCTTCTAACGCACCGAAAGATATGAGAGAAG CGAAACCTGTGGAAGATAATATTATGTAA